The Thermasporomyces composti region CGGTGGGCCAAGGCCGGCAAGCTCAGCTCGATCCGGACGCTGGGGGGACACCGGCGCTACCGCGAGTCCGAGGTGCGTGCGCTGCTGGCAGGCGTGCTCCCTGAGCAGCGCGGGGGAACGGGGGAAGCGGAAGGCCGCTGACCAGCGGACCTTCGGTGACATGCTCAGAGACTCGTCACAACGCAGAGACGACGAACACGATGGCGGTCCACCCGATGGTGGACCGCCATCCTCATGTCCGCCACGATCCCTGGCACGTCGTCCCGCCCCACGGCTCCCAGGCGTGGACGACGGAGGTTCCGCTCAGTGAGCCCGAGAGTCTGTCGTTCTCCCCAGGTCTCGGCGCCTCTCGTCTCCGCTCCTGGTGGCGGGTGGCAGGCCGCATGAGCGGACACCTGCGAGGCCGGTGACAGACAGTAGTAGAGAGATCGCAAAGTAGTCACAGAGCGTCGCGATCAGGCGGTCGTGGCCGAATCGGTACCAATCGAGGGCTCCCCAGCACGATCACCACGCCCTACAGTGACCGCCAGGGCGGATCCACGAGGAGGTGCGACCGTGCGTGAGGACCCGCGACCTCGCTGGTTCGCCCGCACGGGGGCCCTCGTGGGTGTCCTCGGGCTGCTCGCTCTCGGAGCGCTCGGGCTGAGCTGGCAGGAGCGGGTCACCGTCGAGGCCGATCGCATCCCCGCGAACGTGCTGGTCGCGCTACTCGGCGTGGTGTTGGGCGTCGGGCTGGTGGTGGTCGTCGTGTCCCTGATCTTGGCGCGAGGCCAGGGTCTCCCGGGTCCCGCGCCGAGGCGCACGAGCCGTTCCGTCCTCATCGCGCAGGGGATCCTGCTGCTGGGTGCGATCTTCCTCCTCTACCACTACCGGGACCGCATGGGCCGTCGAGCCGACGGCTCCGGTGTCCCACCCCCGCCCGTCGCCACGCCCATCCCCGCGCCCCAGGAGGGAGGTCCCGGGACGCGCGCTCCGGGTCTCGAGCCGACCTGGTCCTGGCCGGTGGCGATCGCGGCTGGTGTCGTGCTCGGTCTCGTCCTCCTCGCCGCGGCCTGGGTCCTCCGCAAGACCGCCACCACGACCGAGCCAACCCGCGAGCTGACGGCGGCCGACGTGCGGCGTGTCGTCGCCGCCGGGCGGGCGGCCCTCGCCGAGATCGACGCGCCTCGCGCCGCGGTGATTCGGGCGTACGCCGCGATGGAGCAGGCGCTCCGGGACGTCGGCGTGGAGCGGCGACTCGCCGACACCCCCACGGACCTTCTGCGCAGGGCTGAGGCGGCCGGTCTCCTCAGCGACACCGGGAGCGCGGCGGCCCGTGACCTGTCCCGGCTGTTCCAGCGCGCCCGCTTCTCTCGACGCCCACTACCTCCGGACGCGCGCTGGCAGGCGTCCGCCGCCCTCGAACGGCTGGAAGCCGAGCTCCGCAGGACGTCGGCGGCTGAGGTCGGCGCAGCCGAAGCCTCCGTGGCCGGGTCACGTGTGGCGACGAGTCCGGTGCCGCACGGGGGCGTCCACGGTGAGCGGGAGGGGAGGAGCGGCGGATGACCGAGCTGCGCGGCCTCCTCGGGCTCCTCCTCGTCTTCGCCGTCCTCGCCCAGGGGCTGCGCGGACTGCTGCTCGGCCTCACGATCGTCGCCCTCAACGAGCTGCTACACCAGCTGCTTCGCCTCGAACGACCATGGCGGAGGCCGCGCTCGCCGGGACCGCAGCGAACGTCTCGAGGGCGGTGGCTCCGGCCGCCATCCTGGCTGCGGCGAGCCTGGTCGCGACGACCCCGCTGGCTCCGCCTGCCCTCGTGGCTTCGGCAGGAGCGCTCCCCGTCCCGGACCGGCTTCCCGAGCTACGACCGCATCCTCGGCGAGATCGCTTGGGCGAGCTACTCCCGACGAGACTTCGACACAGGCCTGCGCGTCCGTCTCCTGGACGCCCTCGCCGTCCGGCTCGCCGACGAGCACGGTGTCGACCTCCGCGCACAGCCTGACCTGGCCCGCCAGCGTCTCGGCGACGACGCGTGGGCGCTCCTGGCGCCGGACCGACCGCCCAGCCGAGACCGCGACGCGCCGGGTGTCGACCTGCCGGAGCTGGACCGTGTCGTGACGGCGATCGAGCGTCTGCGACGCACGCACGAAAGGAACGCATGACCACGACCACTCCGACGCTGAACCTCGACCAGACCCGCGAGCGCGCCCTCGCCATTCTCGACGAGGTGGAGCGGGTCATCGTGGGCAAGCGCGACGCCGTGGAGCTCGTGCTGCTGGGCATTCTTGCCGGTGGGCACGTCCTGCTCGAGGACCTCCCGGGTCTCGGCAAGACGATGCTCGCCCGATCGTTCGCGCAGGTGCTCGGGCTCAGCTTCGACCGAGTGCAGTTCACCCCCGACCTGCTGCCGCAGGACCTCACCGGCGCCTCGGTCTACAACCAGAAGACGGCCGAGTTCGTCTTCCGTGAAGGTCCCGTCTTCACCCAGCTGCTCCTCGCGGACGAGATCAACCGGACACCCCCGAAGACCCAGGCCGCGCTGCTGGAGGCGATGGAGGAGCGGCAGGTGTCCGCCGACGGGGTGACCCGCCCGCTGCCCCGCCCGTTCGTCGTCCTGGCCACCGAGAACCCGATCGAGTACGAGGGGACCTACCCCCTGCCCGAGGCGCAGCTGGACCGGTTCATCCTGCGAACCCGCCTCGGTTACCTGCCGGCCGACCAGGAGGCCGAAGTGGTACGCCGGCGCCTGCGGCGCGGGTCGGCTCCACCGGCGTTGACGAAGATCGTCGACGACACCGAGCTCCTCGCCATGATGGAGTCCCTGGAGCTCGTCGAGGTCCACGACGACGTGCTGGAGTACGTGGTGCGCGTGGTCCGGGCGACACGTGAGCATCCCAAGGCCCAGGTGGGCGCGAGCCCGCGCGGCACGCTCGCGGTGACCCAGCTGGCGCGGGGCGCGGCGATCCTCGCCGGTCGGGACTACGTAACCCCGGAGGACGTCAAGCGGGTCGCGGTCGCCGCCCTCGGACACCGGCTGGTGCTGCGGCCGGAGCTGTGGGTTCGTCGGCTGTCCGGGGACGACGTCGTGGCCGAGGTGCTGGAGGAAGTCCCGACGCCGTCGACGCAGATCCTGGAATCGACTCGGTGATGAGCGCTCCACCGGTCCCCGTTCCCACCTGGACCGACGGTGGGCGGGTCGGGGCGCTCTCGCTGCCTCCGGTCGACGTTGTCCTGGAGTGGCACGTGAGCCGCCTGGCCTGGCGGTTGGCGTTGGTCGGCGTTCTGGCGGTGGCGCTGGGGGTCATCACCGCGCGACCGGAGCCCGTCGTCTTGGCGGCGCCGTGTCTGGTGGCGGTCGTCGTCGCGCTCCGGCAGCCGCGTCCGGCGTCGGTGACCGTCAGCGCGGAGGTGTCGGAGTCCCGCACCTTCGAGGACGAGCCCGTCCAGGTGACGGTCCGCCTCCGCGCGCCCCAGCGGCTCGGCACGATCACTCTCCACCTCGACCTGCCGGGACCGCAGACACCCGTTCGCTCCGAGGACCCACGTCAGGCGTCCGCGACGACCCGCGGTGGGCCCTCGCCCGCCCAGGACGGCTCCTCCACCGCGGACGACTCGTCCGACGCCACGCCGACGACGGCGACCGACGGGGACGTCGCCCCGCCGGGGAGGCCGGGATCGTTCGACGTGCCGGATGGGCGCGTCCGCCAGGCGTTCGCGGTCGCTGAGCTCGTGGCGCGGTGGACCGTCCGAGCCCAACGCTGGGGGCGATGGCGGCTGGGACCGCTGCGGATCCGGGTGCGCACGCCTGGCTGGGGTTACGTCGGGGTCGCCAACCTTCGGCTCTCGGAGCTCACGGTGTTCCCGCCACCGGCGCGGGCGCGCGACATCACCATCCCACCCATGCTGCTGGCCCGGCTCGGGACGCACGTGGGGCGGCGAGCCGGGTCGGGGAGCGAGTTCATCGGGATTCGGACGTTCGCCGTCGGCGACGCCGTCCGACGGATCAACTGGCCGGTGAGCACCAGACGGATCACGTCCGGGGAGCTGTACGTCAACGAGTACGCCGCCGAGCGCGCCGCCGACGTCGTCGCGGTCGTGGACACGACGACGGACGTGGGTCCCGCTGGCTGGTCCAGCCTCGACATCGGTGTGCGAGGCGCTGCCTCGGTCGTGCAGGCGTACCTGCGGTACGCGGACCGGGTGGGCATCGTGGCGCTCGGCGGCCGTGTCCGGTGGCTGAAGCCCGACGTCGGGACCCGGCAGTACTACCGCGTGGTCGAGACCCTGCTCGCGTCCCGGCTCGACGGCAGTTTCGTCGAACCGGATCTCTTCCGACTGCCTCGGCAGGCGCTGCCACCGGGTGCGTTGGTCTTCGTCTTCAGCCCGCTGCTCGACCCCCGCGTCATCGATGTGATCCGTGACCTGCGCGAGCGTGGCCATCCGGTGGTGGTGGTCGACGTGCTCACCACCGAGCCTCCCGTCCGTGGTCGGCGCGTCGGGCCGTGGACGGAGGAGCAGCGACACATGGCGTTGCGCATCTGGCGCTTGGACCGGGAGGTGCTCGTCCGGGAGCTGGAAGTCATCGGCGCCACCGTCGTGGTGTGGGACGAGACGGCCGGTGTCCCGCTGGAACGGGTCCGGCTGCAACCATTGCTGCGAGGTGGTCGGTGACTGTCGCTCGTGTCGTCCGACTTGCCTCAGGCGGATCTGGGCTCGGGCTCGTCGCGGTGGCGCTCACCGTTCTGCCGTCGGACGCGCGATGGCAGGTCGGCGGCTTCGCGGCGATCGGCGTGGTGCTCGCGACGCTGCGCACTCGGATGGCGTCGCTCGTCTCCTGGGCCCTGGTCGTCTTGCTCCTGGGCGTCGCGTTGGCCGCCGACTCTGGCCGGGTGCCGGTGCCGACGGCCGCCGTCCTCGGTCTGCTCGCCTGCGTGTACGTGGCGCTCACGGAGCTGGCGGAGGAGCTGGACGACCGTGAGCCGCAGCGACGCGGGACGGGGGAGCCTGCTGGCGAGCTCGTCGAGCGGTCGGACGTCAGGGAGGTGGCCGGGTGGCTGCGGTCGGCGGGACCGCTGCCTGGCGCCGCGCTGCTGGGAGCCGTGGCGTTGGCCGCCGCGGTCGTTCTGCCGGCGCCGGCCGGTGTGGTCTGGCTGGTCGTCGTCGCGCCGCTGGCGCTGGTGCTCGGGGTCGGGGTGGCTCTTCGCCAGCAGGGAGCGTCGCGGCGTCAGGCGTCTGACGATCGATGATCCGGCGAGCGACACGGAGCGCCGCCCTTGGCGCTCCGCACTCAGCCCACAGGCCTCCCCCAAGCGCCCAGGACCTGAGGCCCGTTGGCCCCGGTCCCTCCTGTCGTCTGACCGCATCCTGAAGAGGGTGACGACCCGACCTGACGGCGGCGCTGAGCCGCCCGAGCGTCCGGCCGAGCGGGATCGTCCCGGCGAGCCGCGTCGAATCGGCGAAGCGCCACGCGAAGCGGATCGACCCGGCGGATCCGGACCGGGCGAGCGTTCGCGCGTGCCTCACCCACGTCGCCAGCCTTCGCCCGTGGCGCCAGCCGAGCGTGCGCACGACGAGCCACCCGGTGATCAGGTGGGACGCCGCCGAGAGGGGCTGGCCCGGCCGCGAGATCGGCACTCGGCATGGCTGGCGCTCGCCTTCGCCGCCGTCGCGCTCGTGGCGGCCTGCCTGGGCGGCGTCGTCGGCGGGATGATCGGCGCCGGCACGGTGCGCGAGGAGCCGCAGACCCGAGCCACCCAGCCCGCACGAGTCGACCAGGCCGTTCTGCCTCGTGTGGTGTCGGCTGTCGCGCCGAGCGTGGTGGAGCTGCGGGTCACATCGTTGGCCGGAGCGGAGACCGGATCGGGGATCGTCCTGTCCGACGACGGTGTCATCCTCACCAACCACCACGTCGTGTCCGGCGTCGACGGCGGTGAGATCACCGTGCGCTTCAACGGCGAGCGCTCCACCGCGTCCGCGCGGGTGCTGGGCACGGACGCGCGGCGCGACCTCGCCCTCATCCGCGCCGAGGGCGTGTCGGGACTACGACCGGCGAAGCTCGGCGACTCCTCGCGCGTCCGTGTGGGGAGCCCCGTGTTGGCGATCGGCTCGCCCGAGGGACTGGAGGGAACGGTCACCGCGGGCATCGTCAGCGCGGTCAATCGGGACCTCCGCGTCGGAGGCGACGACGGGGATCCACCGGTGACCTACCGAGCCATCCAGACCGACGCCTCGTTGAACCCCGGCAACTCCGGTGGGCCGCTCGTCAACATGGCCGGCGAGGTCATCGGGGTCAACTCCGCCATCTACGCAGGGAGGACGGCGGAGGAGCGCACCGGGCTCGGCTTCGCCATCCCCATCAACGAGGCGAAGAAGGTCATCGACCGGTTCGACCCGATCGATCGTCCAGGGCGCTGACGAGGGTCCCAGCCCACGGCAGGAAGGGGTGGGTGGCGGACCCGGCGGGGGAACGTCCTAGGGTGCCGGCCGTGTCCGCGACGTACAAGCTCATCATCTTCGACTGCGACGGTGTCCTGGTCGACAGCGAGCCCATCGCCCTCCGGGTCGACGCCCAGCTGTTCGCAGAGCTCGGGTGGCCGCTGTCGGAGGAGGAGATCGCGCGCCGCTTCACCGGCCGAACGACCCAGTACATGATGGATGAGCTGGCCCGGCACATCGGCCGACCCGTGCCGCCTGACGTCGTGGCCCGATACAACGCACTCTTCCGCGAGCTCATCACCACCGAGCTCAAGCCGGTGGACGGCATCCTGGAGGCCCTGGACAAGATCACCACCCCGACGTGTGTGGCCTCGAGCGGCAGCCACGAGAAGATGCGTCTCACGCTGGGTGTGACGGGCCTGTACGAGCGGTTCGAGGGGCGCATCTTCAGCGCGACCGAGGTGAAGGCGGGCAAGCCGGCGCCCGACCTGTTCCTGCACGCGGCGGCGTCCATGGGCGTCGACCCCGCAGACTGCGCTGTGGTCGAGGACAGCGAGTACGGCGTCGCGGCGGCTAGGGCCGCCGGGATGGCGGTGTTCGCCTACGCCGGTGGGGTGGTCCCGGTCGAGCGACTGGAAGGCCCCGGAACGGTCATCTTCACGGATATGCGTGAACTGCCCCGCTTGCTCGGGGAGGTGCGATGAGCGACGAGGGCGGAGCGGGCTCGTTTTGATTTCCGATTCCGCTTGAGTTTTCATTTTTGTGCGCTGGTTCGATAGCGCACGGGGCGTCGAATCGGCGCTTGGAGTGAGACCAATGAGCGCGCGCGTATTATCGGACCGGTGGTCGAAAAGCCGCCGAGACGGAAGCTGTCCGGGGCCGCGCGCACTCTCGTGTGGATAGCGCTGCTCGCGGGCGGCTACTACGCCCTCGGGCTGCTCGCGCTCCAGGAGGAGATCGGCGGCGTTGAGACGCGTCTGCTCTGGGCACCGACCGGGCTCTCGCTCGCGGCGCTGCTCTACCTCGGGCCTCGCGTGTGGCCTGGTATCTGGTTCGGGTCGATGCTGATCAACGTCTCCCTGGAGCGCCCGATCGTGCCCTCGTTCCTGATCGCCACGGGCACCACCGTCGGGCTGTTGTGCGCGTACTGGCTCATGCGGCGCGCTGGGTTCCGGAACGAGATAGATCGCGTCCGGGACGTGCTCGCGCTCATCGGCCTGGGCGCGGGGCTGGGGATGGCGATCGGGGTCACGCTCAATACCACGGTGCTCACGACCTATGGCATCGGAGTGCCGCTGGAATACCTCCCGCGGTGGTTCGACGTCTGGACGTACTTCGCTTTGGGTGTCCTCGTCGGCACCCCCATCTTTCTCGTCCTTTGGCAGGTTTTCCCGATTCGTCGAATTCGGCTGCTCCGGGCGATCGAGGCGGTCGCGTTGCTGGGCTGCACGGTCCTGGCGGCTCTCCTGGCGACCAACAGCGCGCAGCATCCGTTCTACCTCGTGTTTCCCGTCATGATCTGGGCGGGGCTGCGGTTCGGGTTGCCGATGGTGGCGCCCTGCGCGGTGGTGGCGTCGACGATGGTGATCGTCGCCGCCGAGCAGGGGCACGAGGCTTTCGCCGGGGAGTCGGACATCCCGCGGGAGGCGCTGATCCAGGCCTTCATCGCCTCACTCACGTTGACGGGGATGGTGCTGTCGGCGGCGATCAGGCAGCGGGACGCCGCGCACGCCGAGGTGGAACGCACGGCGACGGAGCTGGTCGGCGTCATCCACCAGCTCGACCGTCGGCTCCGCCCGAGGATCACTCCCCCTCGACGTGCGGCCGAATCCTTGAGGTCTCCACCCGAGCTCACGCCGGGGCCTCGTGGACGTGACCCCACCACACAGTGACGCGCCGCGGCATCGCCGCGTCGTCCTCGACGTCGCGCCTCGCCGCTGACGGAGGAACGCTCAGCCGCGTCGTGGAGGTCGGCGTTGGCGGGTCCTTGGCTACGGGCGCCCGTCCGCGCACAGCTCCCCCGCATGGGGGAGGGGCGGCCGTCCCTACGTCCTGGTCCCTGGTGGCCCTCGGTCATCGGCTCGGCGTTCCCGACCGACGCGATGTCCCGGGGCACCACCATGGGGGACGTGGTTCCCGCGAGGCGAACCGCCCACGGGCGGGACCCCTACCTCGACCTGCTCCGCGCCCTCGCGCTGGTGCGGGTGCTGGTCTACCACGCCTTCGGGTGGGCGTGGCTGACGTTCGCCTTTCCCGCCATGGGCGTGATGTTCGCGCTCGCGGGCTCGCTGATGGCGCGGTCTCTGGACGCGCGCCCGCCGATCTCGGTCGTGGGTGGGCGCCTGCGTCGCCTCTTGCCGCCTTTCTGGGCGTTCGGTCTGTTCGTCGTGCCCGCGATGCTCCTGCAGGGGTGGTCCCCAGCGGCCGACGACAGCCACGGGGATTGGTGGGCCAAGTTGGTGTACTGGCTGTTCCCCCTCAACGACCCGCCGGGAAGCGCCGAGGCGAGCCAGGTCGTCACGCCCCTGTGGTACGTGCGCGCGTACCTGTGGTTCGTCCTGCTCTCGCCGGTTCTCTTGCTGCTGTTCCGTCGCTGGCCCTGGCCCACGGTCACGGGTTCCCTGGTCCTGGTCGGGTTGTTGCAGGCGGGACTGTTCCCGCTGTCCGCGCAGGGCCTGTCGAACGTGGTCTGGACGCTCGCCATCTTCGGCGCGTGCTGGCTGGTGGGCTTCGCCCACCGCGACGGACTGGTCGATCGCCTGCCGCACACGCGTGTCCTCGCGCTGGTGGCGGGCGCTCTGCTGGTGGGTGGAGTGTACGCGCTCACCCATCCGGGCGACCAGGGATACGACCTCGGCGGGATCCCCGTCGCGCAGGCGTTCTGGTCGTTCGGCTTCGTCCTTCTCCTGCTGCGCTTCCGCCCACGCGATCTGCGCTGGCTCGCTCGACTCCCCGGTGTCGAAGCGCTCGTGTCGCTGCTGAACCAGCGCGCGGTGACGTTCTACCTCTGGCACCAGGTCGCCCTCATCGGGGCGGTCCTGCTCATCGACCAGATGTGGGCGGTGCCCGCGTTCCAGCAGGCGCTGCCGTTGGGCACGGACTGGTGGAAGCTCGTCGTCACCTGCCCGCTCATCGTCGTCGCCCTGCTGGCATTCGGCTGGGTGGAGGACCTCGCCGCACGGCGTCCGCCGCGCCTGTGGCCGGTCACCGGCCGACGCACGACGACGCCAGGGATGAGCCGGCGCACCGAGACGGCGTGACGCGGCGGTCGGGCCAGTCCCCAGCGCGCTACGCTCGCGGCCATGTCGAGTCACCGTGGAGTCGCTGTCGTCACAGGCGGAAGTCGAGGTATCGGTGCCGCCACCGCCTTGCTGCTCGCGCAGCGCGGGTGGGACGTCTGCATCGGGTACCACAGCGCCCAGGACGCGGCCGAGGCCGTCGCCCGAGCCTGTGAGGAGCGGGGTGCCAAGACGGCCGTGGTCCGCTGCGACGTGGCGGTCCCCGACGACATCGCCGCGCTGTTCGCCGCGGCCGACGCCCTGGGCACGGTCACCGCGCTGGTCAACAACGCCGGCATCGTCTACAAGAGCGGCACCCGGCTCGACGAGATCACCCCGGAACGGCTGGAACGCATGCTCGCGGTCAACGTGGTCGGCGCCTTTCTGTGCGCTCGCGAGGCGGTCCGGCGGATGTCGAGCCGGTACGGCGGCTCCGGTGGCGCCATCGTGAACGTGTCCTCGACGGCGGCTCGTCTCGGCGGACCCGGCGAGTACGTCGACTACGCCGCGAGCAAGGGGGCCGTGGACTCGATGACGGTGGGTCTGGCTCGGGAGGTCGCGGAGGAGGGGATCCGGGTCAACGCGGTCCGCCCGGGCCTCATCGAGACCGAGATCCACGCCAGCGGTGGCGACCCGGACCGGGTGCGGCGGAACGCTGGCCGGGTGCCCATGAAGCGGGGCGGTCGGCCGGAGGAGGTCGCCAACGCGATCGTCTGGCTGTGCTCCCCGGAGGCGTCCTACGTCACCGGCGCGCTGCTCGACGTCAGCGGCGGCCGCTGACCCGCTCCCACCCTCCGTCAGAGGGCCTCCGCCCAGGGGGATGGCCGCCGGGTCCCATCCGCCATGTCGCAGCCCCGCGGGCGGGTGCCTGGGGCAGGCGCCCGCGCGTGAGGAACGTACGCCGGGTTCACCCCGATACGTGACGCTGATCCTCGCCGGCGACACCCGCCCTCACCGGCCCGACCGGCTCCTGGCCGCGAAGGCGTCCGCGGCGTTGTGTCATGCTCGGCGACCGTGAAGGGCAGCGGGGCATCGCTCGTCGGCCAGGCTCACCTCGGATCGGTGCGGTCGGGCTCCCCGCGGTGGCGGCGGCTCCTCAGCACGGCCAGCCCGCCGCCGCTGCTGGTCGGTGTCGCCGCGGTGGCCCTCGCGGCCTTCACCTGGCGCATCGGCCGTCCAGCGTTCTGGCTGGACGAGGTCGCCACGGTGCAGGACGCGAGCAAGCCACTGCCGGAGCTGCTCGCCTTCCTTCGGCAGCGCGACGCCGGCCTCGGACCGTACTACCTGGCGATGCACGTCTGGCTGCGCTTCGGTGAGGCGGAGTGGTGGGCCCGGCTGCCGTCCGCGCTGGCCATGGTGGTCGCCGTCGTGGCGGCCACCGACGTGGCTCGCCGCCATGCCGGGCAGTGGGCCGGCCTGCTCGCTGGCTTCTTGCTCGTCCTCTCGCCGGCGGCGACCCGCTACGCCCACGAGGCGCGCCCGTACGCGTTCGCGATCGCGTTCGCCGTCCTCGCCGTCTGGGTGCTCGACCATCTCGACGGCCGACGCCGCTGGTGGGCGGTCTACAGCGGGACGGTCGCGCTGCTCGGGCTGAGCCACGTGGTCGGCCTGGTGACGCTCGTGGCCCACCCGCTGTTCGTCTGGGCATCCGGTGATCGGCGGTTCGGGCGGTGGTTGGTCGCCGCGGGCGTGGGGGTCCTGCCTCCCGCCGTGGTGGGCTGGTTCGCGTTCCAGGCTCGCTCGACGGTGGCGTGGATCCCGAAGCCGGACCTGGAGCGGGTACGGCTGGCCTTCGCGGAGATCGTCGGCGGGTGGGAATACCTCACGCTCCTCGGAGCGCTCGCCGTCGTCGCCGTGGTCCGCACACGGGACCGGTGGACCGCAGGGCTCGTCGTCTGGTTCGCTGTGCCGCCGCTGCTGCTGGCGCTCGTGGGCTTGGTCACCCCGTTGTTCCTGGCGCGCTACCTCGTCGTCTGCACCCCCGCGCTCGTGCTGCTGGCGGCCACGGCCGTCCGGGCGCCGTGGCAGGTCGCCGCCGGCGTCGTGGCTGCCGCTGTGGTGGCTGCCACCGTCATCGCCTGGCCGGAGCACCAGCGGCTTCGGCTGCCGTACGGGCACGGGCCCGACTACCGTGCCGCCGCCCGCGCCATCGCGGCGGACTGCACCGGTGGCGTCGCCGGTCGACACAGTCTGGCGGCCGTGCGGACCATGCCGTACTACGTCGAGCGTGAGGGGTGCGAGCTTCCCTGGTTGAGCGGAGCCGTTCCTGCGCACGTCGACCGGATCTGGGTGGTCCAGTGGGACTGGGACCGGAGTGAGCCCACACCGGGCCCGGGGGCGACCGTCTTCCGGATGGTTGACGATGTCACGGTCCCAGGTCTGCGGCTGACCTTGTGGCGACGGTAGCGAGGACTGATCGCGCGAACGGTCGCTGCCAGGCGCGGCGGCGGGGGCGCCGCCCGCGCGGGGCGACTACGCGGCCCCGCGGTGGACGCCCGGGCGCCAGCCGCTGACGACCGCCGCCACGACCGAGACGAGGTAGAGCTGGCCGACCACGGCTTCGAGCACGGTGACCATGCGGGCGAGGTTGCTGACCGGGCCGATGTCGCCGATCCCGACGGTGGTGATCGTGATCACGCTGTAGTAGAGGCAGTCGCCCGGGCTGGGCGGTGCGCTCGTGCCGCCCAGGTACGGCGCCACGAGCGCACCGCCGATCTCGTGGAGCGACGAGAACAGCATGGCGATGAGCAGGTAGATGCACAGGACGCCGAGCACCGTGGCGAGGTCGACGCGGGCGCGGCGGACCATGAGGTATCGGATGACCAGGCTGCTCGTCACGGTCACCAAGGCCAGCGTGGTGCTCGCGGTGAGCACGGTCAGGACGGTCCCGCGGGCGAAGGCGGTGGCGAGGGCGGCCACGACCACCGCTGCCGCGCTGACCACGGCGATGGCGCCCGTCCGTCCGCGGCTCAGGCGGCGGATCCGGAGCGCGGCGAGGAGGACGAGGGCGAGCGCGACGGTGCGGGCGAACGAGCCGAGCAAGCGCTCGCCCGTGGTGATGACCAAGGCATAGGTGACCAGCAGTCCGCCCAGCAGCCAGGAGAAGGCGACCACGCGCTGTCGTTGAGCGTTTCGACCATGGGCCCCGGTGGATCCACCACGCGGCGAGACCGGTGCGTTCTCGCCTCCAGTGCTCATGACCTCCCTCGCTCGGGCAGCGGATCCGGCTGACCCTGCCGGCGACCCGCATGCGCTATCCAGGAGTACCCAGGTGGCTGCCTGACCAACCTTGCGAGCGGAGCGCCGGAGAGCGCCTTTCGTCGAGACCGAACGCGGGCATGACCCTGGTCTCTCCTCCTAGCAGGATCTTCCTAGCTCAGGATCTTCGCCTTGGCCTCCTGGTACTCGGCCGCGGAGATGTCTCCCCTCTCGCGAAGCTGCGCGAGCTTGCTGAGCTCGTCCGCCTGACTGGGGACTCGCGCCGTGCTGCGCACGTAGCTCTGGAACGCTTCTTCCTGCCGCTGGAGCTGTGCCAGGTCTCGTTCACTCATCGAGCGGCCGTGCGCCACCAGGTAGGTGAGGACGCCGAGGAACGGGAGAACGAGCACGAACAGGAGCCACCCTGCTTTTCCCCATCCCCCCAGATAGTGATTCCGGAAGATGTCGGTGATCGTGCGGATCAGCAGGAAGATCCACAAGACCCAGACGAAGAAGAGGGTCATGGTCAGAAATGCGCTGAGCAATGGGTAATCCATGTCATCCCCTCACGGTCGGGCGAGCCGGTTTTCGACCGCATTGCGGTCTGTCGAGGACCGAGTCGTCGAGGTCGTTGTGGGCCGCGTAGGCGGGGGCCGGTGTGCGATTCGCGCTTTGATCGTCCTTTCTCAGCGGCGTCG contains the following coding sequences:
- a CDS encoding DUF4129 domain-containing protein, whose amino-acid sequence is MREDPRPRWFARTGALVGVLGLLALGALGLSWQERVTVEADRIPANVLVALLGVVLGVGLVVVVVSLILARGQGLPGPAPRRTSRSVLIAQGILLLGAIFLLYHYRDRMGRRADGSGVPPPPVATPIPAPQEGGPGTRAPGLEPTWSWPVAIAAGVVLGLVLLAAAWVLRKTATTTEPTRELTAADVRRVVAAGRAALAEIDAPRAAVIRAYAAMEQALRDVGVERRLADTPTDLLRRAEAAGLLSDTGSAAARDLSRLFQRARFSRRPLPPDARWQASAALERLEAELRRTSAAEVGAAEASVAGSRVATSPVPHGGVHGEREGRSGG
- a CDS encoding MASE1 domain-containing protein, producing the protein MVEKPPRRKLSGAARTLVWIALLAGGYYALGLLALQEEIGGVETRLLWAPTGLSLAALLYLGPRVWPGIWFGSMLINVSLERPIVPSFLIATGTTVGLLCAYWLMRRAGFRNEIDRVRDVLALIGLGAGLGMAIGVTLNTTVLTTYGIGVPLEYLPRWFDVWTYFALGVLVGTPIFLVLWQVFPIRRIRLLRAIEAVALLGCTVLAALLATNSAQHPFYLVFPVMIWAGLRFGLPMVAPCAVVASTMVIVAAEQGHEAFAGESDIPREALIQAFIASLTLTGMVLSAAIRQRDAAHAEVERTATELVGVIHQLDRRLRPRITPPRRAAESLRSPPELTPGPRGRDPTTQ
- a CDS encoding HAD family hydrolase, translating into MSATYKLIIFDCDGVLVDSEPIALRVDAQLFAELGWPLSEEEIARRFTGRTTQYMMDELARHIGRPVPPDVVARYNALFRELITTELKPVDGILEALDKITTPTCVASSGSHEKMRLTLGVTGLYERFEGRIFSATEVKAGKPAPDLFLHAAASMGVDPADCAVVEDSEYGVAAARAAGMAVFAYAGGVVPVERLEGPGTVIFTDMRELPRLLGEVR
- a CDS encoding S1C family serine protease, with translation MAPAERAHDEPPGDQVGRRREGLARPRDRHSAWLALAFAAVALVAACLGGVVGGMIGAGTVREEPQTRATQPARVDQAVLPRVVSAVAPSVVELRVTSLAGAETGSGIVLSDDGVILTNHHVVSGVDGGEITVRFNGERSTASARVLGTDARRDLALIRAEGVSGLRPAKLGDSSRVRVGSPVLAIGSPEGLEGTVTAGIVSAVNRDLRVGGDDGDPPVTYRAIQTDASLNPGNSGGPLVNMAGEVIGVNSAIYAGRTAEERTGLGFAIPINEAKKVIDRFDPIDRPGR
- a CDS encoding BldC family transcriptional regulator, which produces MTTRSPETESLLTPAEVAAMFRVDPKTVTRWAKAGKLSSIRTLGGHRRYRESEVRALLAGVLPEQRGGTGEAEGR
- a CDS encoding AAA family ATPase codes for the protein MTTTTPTLNLDQTRERALAILDEVERVIVGKRDAVELVLLGILAGGHVLLEDLPGLGKTMLARSFAQVLGLSFDRVQFTPDLLPQDLTGASVYNQKTAEFVFREGPVFTQLLLADEINRTPPKTQAALLEAMEERQVSADGVTRPLPRPFVVLATENPIEYEGTYPLPEAQLDRFILRTRLGYLPADQEAEVVRRRLRRGSAPPALTKIVDDTELLAMMESLELVEVHDDVLEYVVRVVRATREHPKAQVGASPRGTLAVTQLARGAAILAGRDYVTPEDVKRVAVAALGHRLVLRPELWVRRLSGDDVVAEVLEEVPTPSTQILESTR
- a CDS encoding DUF58 domain-containing protein produces the protein MSAPPVPVPTWTDGGRVGALSLPPVDVVLEWHVSRLAWRLALVGVLAVALGVITARPEPVVLAAPCLVAVVVALRQPRPASVTVSAEVSESRTFEDEPVQVTVRLRAPQRLGTITLHLDLPGPQTPVRSEDPRQASATTRGGPSPAQDGSSTADDSSDATPTTATDGDVAPPGRPGSFDVPDGRVRQAFAVAELVARWTVRAQRWGRWRLGPLRIRVRTPGWGYVGVANLRLSELTVFPPPARARDITIPPMLLARLGTHVGRRAGSGSEFIGIRTFAVGDAVRRINWPVSTRRITSGELYVNEYAAERAADVVAVVDTTTDVGPAGWSSLDIGVRGAASVVQAYLRYADRVGIVALGGRVRWLKPDVGTRQYYRVVETLLASRLDGSFVEPDLFRLPRQALPPGALVFVFSPLLDPRVIDVIRDLRERGHPVVVVDVLTTEPPVRGRRVGPWTEEQRHMALRIWRLDREVLVRELEVIGATVVVWDETAGVPLERVRLQPLLRGGR